A window of Actinomadura viridis genomic DNA:
TCGTAGAAGGTGACCAGGGGACGGGACGGGTCGTCCGCCACCCGCCGGCGGAGCAGGTCCGCGGGTCCGATCTCGCTCATGGGGCGAGCGTACGGGCCGGGACGGTGGTCCGGGGACGCTACGCTCCGCACCGATGGACGACCACCCCTCGACCCGCGATCGCGCCCCCGCGCGGCCCGCGGCGGAGCACCGGCCCGGAGCGTCCCGGTGAGGGCGGGCCGGCTGCTCGCCCGGATCTCGACCGCCCCGGCGCTGCTGATCGTCGCCTGGCTGGCCGTGTCGCTGCCGCTGCTGCTGGCCGGGGTCTTCCGGCCGGGCCCGGCGCTGGTGCTGTTCGTGCCCGCGGCGGCCCTGGTCCTCTGGCTGGGCCTGCGCGAACGCCGCCCGCCGCACGACGAGAACGACGGGAACGACGGGGACGGCGACGGGGACGGGGGCGAAGCGGGGGAGCGCGCCGGTCCGCTCGGCGCGGTCTCCTGGTGGTCGGCCGGCGGCGTTCTCGCGGTCGGCCTCGGATTCCTGGTCTTCCAGGTCGTCATGTGCGCCGAGCAGGTCATCGTCCGCCGTGACCCGGCCTCCTACGTGCAGTTCGCCACCTGGCTGATCGACCACGGCTCGCTGCCGATCCCCCAGTGGCGCGCAGCGTTCGGCGGTGACGACGCCGCGCTGCGGTACGGCAGCCCGGCCTTCTACCAGGTGGGCCAGGACCTCGTGCCGCAGTTCATGGCCGGGCTGCCGCTGGTCCTGGCGTTCGGGGGCTGGCTCGGCGGGACGCACGGGCTGCTGGCGATGGCCCCGTTGCTGGGGGCGTGCGCGGTGGTGGCCTTCGGCGGGCTGGTCGCGCGCCTGGTGGGGCCCCGCTGGGCGCCCGCCGGTGCCCTGCTGCTGGCGCTGACCACGCCGATGGTGTGGGTGTCGCGCTCCACCTACAGCGAGCTTCCCGCCCTGGTGCTGCTGCTGGGAGGGCTCGCCCTCCTCCACGACGCGCGGAAGGAAGAGGAGCGCCGCGCCGCCGGGGGCGGGCGACGCCGGGGCCTCCCGCCCGAGACGGGCAAGGCGTTCCTCGGCGGGCTGGCGCTCGGGCTGATCGTGCTGGTGCGGATCGACGGGCTCCGCGACGTGCTGCCGGTCGTGGTCTTCGCGGGCCTGCTGGTGGCGGGCCGCCGCCACCGGACCGGGCTGCCGCTGGCCGCCGGCCTCGCCGTGGGCGCGGGCGCGGGCCTGGCCGAGGGTTTCCTGCTCTCGCGCCCCTACCTCGACTACCTGAGCGCGTCGCTCGACCCGCTGCTGGCGATCAGCGCGGCGCTGGTCGCCGCGACCGCCGCCATGACGATCGTCCTGCGGTGGGAGGTCACCGGCTCCCGGCTGCGCCGCCTCGGCGCCGCGGTCTCCCAGGGCCGGACGCCGGCGGCCCTGGCGGTCCTCACCGCGCTGCTCTTCACGGCGTTCGCGGCCCGCCCGCTGGTCCAGACCGTACGGCGGGAACCCGCCAACACCGACGACGAGCTGAACGTCCACTTCATCGAGCAGGTGCAGCGGATCGGCGGGCTGGCCGTCGACGGCACCCGCCAGTACTCGGAGCTGTCCCTGCACTGGGTGGCCTGGTACATCGGAGTGCCGGGGCTGCTGATGGCCGCCCTCGGCGCGGCGCTGCTGGCACGGCGGCTGGCGCGCGGGCGGGCCCCGGAATGGACGCTGCCGTTCGCGATGATCGCCTGGACGACGGTGCTGGTGCTGTGGCGGCCCGGCATCACCCCCGACCATCCCTGGGCCTCGCGGCGCCTGATCGCGGTCGTCGTCCCGGGGCTGCTGCTGCTCGCCGTCTGGGGCACCGCCTGGACGACCCGCAGGATCAGGCGGTCCGGGTACGGGCCCCGCATTGCCGGCCGTTTCGCGGCCGGGGCCGCGCTCCTGCTGCTGGTGCCCATCGTGGTGTCCTCGGGAGGGATCCTCGCCTCCCGGACCGACCAGGGCGAGGTCGCGGCCGTCCGGCGGCTCTGCGGGCAGCTCGGGCCGGGACGTTCGGCGGTGGTGGTCGAGCGGGCCACCGCCGACCGGTTCCTGCAGGTGATCCGGAGCATGTGCGGCGTGCCCGCGGCCCGCACGGTCACCGGGGCCACGCAGGCGGACGTGCGGCGCGTCATCGGGAAGGTCTACGAGGCCGGGCGGCGCCCCGTGATCGTGGGCGCCGAGGCCGGGCAGGTCGCGCCGTACGGCCGGCCCGTCCACGCCGTGTCGCTGCGGACCAGGCAGGACGAGCGGACGCTGGTGGAGCCCCCGGACGGCACCTGGAGCCTGTCGGTGGACGTGTGGACGACCGAGCCGCCACCGCCGCCGGACGAGTGATCGTCGGCCCGCCCGGCAGGTGATCCGTTCCGGCTGTGACCGCATCAGCACGCGGGGACGAGTATTCTCGCCGGGCGTGAGTACCGAGCCCACCCAGCCCGCCCAGGCCGTCCAGGCCGCGCCGGCCGCCGCCGACCCGGTGGAGGCGGACGAGCGCGTGCACGTGACGATCGTCCTCCCCTGCTACAACGAGCAGGACCACGTCATCGACGAGGTCGAACGCATCTGCAAGGTCATGGACAACAGCGGCAAGCCGTACGAGCTGCTGGCCGTCGACGACCGTTCGACCGACGACACGCTGGCGCGGCTGCGGGAGGCGGCTCCCCGGTTCCCGCGCATGCGGGTGATCGCGTTCCAGCACAACAGCGGCTCGGGCACCGTCCGCCGGATCGGCAGCCAGCAGGCCCGCGGCGACATCGTGGTGTGGACCGACGCGGACATGTCCTACCCCAACGAGCGGATCCCCGAGCTGGTCGAGATCCTCGACTCCGACCCCTCGGTGGACCAGGTGGTCGGCGCCCGCACCTCCGAGGAGGGCACGCACAAGATGCTGCGGGTGCCCGCCAAGTGGTTCATCCGCAAGACCGCCGAACGCCTGACCAACTCCAAGATCCCCGACCTGAACTCCGGGCTGCGCGCGTTCCGGCGCGAGGTGTCGCTGCCCTACCTGAGGCTGCTGCCCCCCGGGTTCTCCTGCGTCACCACGATCACGATCGCGTTCCTGTCCAACCAGCACCCGGTGCGGTACGTCCCGATCGACTACGCCAAGCGGGCCGGCAAGTCCAAGTTCCACTTCACCAAGGACGCCTACCGCTACATCCTGCAGGTGCTGCGGATGGTGATGTACTTCAACCCGCTCAAGGTGCTGATGCCGCTGGCGCTGTGGCTGCTGGGGATCGCGGTCGGCAAGGGCGTGTTCGACATGATCGTGCACTTCGGCTACTTCGCCAACAACACGGTGATGCTGTTCATCACCGGGCTGATCATCGCCTCGATGGCCCTGCTGGCCGACCTGATCGTCCGCTCCCGCGGCGACACCTGACCGGGGGGACGCAGTGCAGATCGCGATCGTCGGGCCGGCGTTCCCGTACAAGGGCGGCGGCGCGCACCACACCACCGAGCTGGCGCACCGGCTGGAGGCGGCCGGGCACTCGGTCGCCATCGAGTCGTGGCGCGCCCAGTACCCCTCGTTCCTCTATCCGGGGCAGCAGACGATCGCCGAGCCGGAGGGGGAGCCGTTCCCCGGCACCCGGCGCGCGCTCGACTGGCGGCGGCCGGACGGCTGGTGGCGCACCGGCCGCGCGCTGCGGTCGAGCGACCTGGTCGTCCTCGCGGTGCTCACCCCCGTCCAGGTCCCGGCCTACCTCGGCATCCTCGCCGGGCTCGGCCCCCGCCGCAGGCGCCGCGCGCGGGTGGTGGCGCTGTGCCACAACGTCCTGCCGCACGAGCGCAAGCCGTACGACCGGCCGCTGATGAGGGCCCTGCTGCGGCGGGTCGACGAGGTGCTGGTCCACTCCGGGCAGCAGGCCGACCTGGCCCGCGGGCTCACGTCCCGCCCCGTCGGCGTCGCCGAGATGCCCGCCCACCTGCCCGCGCGCGCCCAGGCGCCCGCCGGTGAGGCCGCCCGCCGCGACCACCTGCTGTTCTTCGGCATCGTCCGCCCGTACAAGGGCCTGGACGTGCTGCTGCGCGCGCTCGCGGCGGGGCCGGAGGAGGTCTCGCTCACGGTGGCCGGGGAGTTCTGGGGCGGCGTGGACGCCACCCGCGCCCTCGTCCGCGAGCTCGGGCTCACCGGCCGCGTCGACCTGCGTCCCGGGTACGTTCCCGCGGCGGAGGTGCCGGGGCTGTTCGCCGCGGCCGACGCCCTCGTCCTGCCGTACCGCACGGCCACCGCCTCGCAGAACGTGTGGATGGCCCACGAGCACGGCGTCCCGGTCATCGCGACCCGGGTCGGCGGGTTCGGCGAGCAGGTCCGCGACGGCGTCGACGGGCTGGTCTGCGAACCGGACGACGTGGGCTCCCTCACCGACGCCCTCAAGCGCTTCTACGCGCCCGGCGAGCCGGAGCGGCTGCGCGCGGGCGTCCGCCCGGTCGACCACACGGCGCTGTGGGAGACCTACGTGGACGTGCTGGTGACGCCTTTCTCCTGACCGGCCTCCCGGCCCGCCTCCGGGGCGGGCTCCCGGAGGTCGCGGGTGGAGGGGAGGCGTCCCCGGCCCATCACGAACGCGACCCCGGCGGCGGCGAGATCGGCCAGCGTCAGCACGACCCGGGACGCGATCGCCACCACGATCGGGGCGCCCGCGGGGAGGACCGGCCCGAGCACCATCACCAGGACCGCCTCCCGGGCGCCGATGCCGCCCGGCGCGATGAAGACCAGCAGGCCGACCACGAAGGCCAGCGCGTAGGCCCCCGTGGCCTGGAACGGCAGCCCGGCGCCGTCGCCGCCCACCGCGTCCGCCAGCAGCCAGAGGTGGACGCCGAACAGCGCCCAGCCCAGCACCGTCCAGCCCACGGCCACCAGCGTCGTCCGCAGGCTCACCCGGTGCTCCACGGGCGGGCGGCGCACCAGCCGGAGCGCGGTGTCCAGGGCCCAGGTCACGATCCGGGGGTGCAGCGCGGCCAGCATGACCGGTGCCAGAAGGAACAGCCACCAGTAGCGGGCCAGCGCGGCGTCGGAGGTCAGCGGCAGCGTGACCGCGGCCACCGCCAGCCCGCACGCGGTGGAGGTCGCCACCGCCAGCATCGTGGAGCTGAAGCTGCGCAGCCGGGGCACGTCGTGCTCGCGGGTCATCTCGATCTGGGTCACCAGCGCCCACACCTTGCCCGGCACGTACTTGCCGAGCTGGGAGATGCCGGAGATCCGGAAGGTCGCCCGGACGGGCAGCGGCGAGCCGAGCCCGGCCAGGAACGCGCGCCAGCCGAGCATCCAGACGAACAGCCCGGCGCAGCCCGCGGCGAAGGAGCCCGCCAGCGTCGGCCACGACATCATGCCGAACGCCCGTACGGTCTCGTCCCACTGCGAGGCCAGGCTGTAGCCGCAGAAGCCCAGCGCGAGCAGCACCAGGACCACCCGCAGCACCCGCATCAGAACGGCCTTCGTTTTCACCCGCCCCAGGTTAGGCCAACCGGTGCGTCCACTTCGCGCACCTCACGGTGGTGGCGCCCTTACAGTGGTCGGCGATGAAGATTTCGGATGTGGTCGCTTTCGTGGGTCACCAGGTTCACGTCTGCCGGTACCGCGAGGCGGGGACGCTGCTCGACTGGATGGGCGCTGACCTGCGCGGCAAGCGGGTCCTCGACGTCGCGGGCGGCGACGGCTACTGGGCCGGGCAGGCCGGCAGGCGCGGCGCCGAGGCCGTCTCGATCGACCTGGCCCGCAAGAAGATGGTGTACGGGCGGACGCTCGCGCACGCCCCGGCGCTGGTCGAGTGCGACGCGCTGCGGCTGCCGTTCCGCGACGGCTCGTTCGACGCGATCCTTTCGGTCTGCGCGATCGAGCACTTCGAGGACGGCGGCAGGTCGCTGGACGAGATGGCGAGGGTGCTCAAGCCCGGTGGAGAGATCTTCATGTCCGCCGACGTGCTGAGCCGCGCCGACGCCTGGCCCAAGCTGCGCGACGCGCACAAGGCCAAGTACCACGTCCAGCACACCTACACCCACGGCAGCCTCAGCGCCCTGATGGACGAGCGGGGCCTGGAACTGGTCCGGCACTCCTACCAGTTCCGCACCGCCGCCGCCGAGCGCCTGTACCTGTCGCTGTCCGCCTACGGCGGCAAGGTCGGCTTCAACGCCGCGGCCCCGCTCACGCCGCTGGTCGCGATGGCCGACCGCAAGGCGCCGAACGAGCGCGGCAGCATCGTGCTGATCCAGGCCCGCAAGCGCTCCTGACGGGCGCCCGCCACGGGCCCGATCCGGCCCCGCCGCGCCCCGGTTGGGAACGGATCGGAGCGGCGGGCCCGCACCGGTCCGGCACATCCATCCCGGTGAAGTCCGTGGCGTTGCTTCCGTATGCCCGTGATCGGCGTACTCTCGGAGAGGAACGGGGGAGAGTGATCCCCCTCACTCTGGCCGAGTCGGGACAGGGGTGAACCCTTTTGGCGCCTCGTATTCTGCTGGACGCCACCGCGGTGCCCGCCGACCGCGGGGCGCTGGGGCGGTACGTCGACGGTCTGCTGCGCGCCCTGCACGAGCTCGGCGCCGACCTCGCGGTGGCCTGCCAGCGCGCGGACGAGGCGCGCTACGGGACGCTCGCGCCCCGCGCCCGGATCGTGAAGGGCCCGGCCACCCTGGCGCACCGCGCGTCACGGCTGTCGTGGGAGCAGTCCGGGCTGCCGTACGTGGCCCGCCAGGTCGGCGCCGACGTGATCCACCTGCCGACCTACACCATCCCGGTCCAGGCGGGCCGGCCCACGGTCGTGACCATCCACGACATGGCGCTGTTCGGGGAGCCGGAGAGCCACGACCCCATCCGCGCCACCTACATCAAGTCGGCGACCCGCACGGCGGCGCGCCGCGCCACCCGCCTGATCGCCCCCTCCAAGGCGACCCGCGACGACCTGGTGCGGCTCCTGGACGCCGACCCCGGCCACATCGACGTGGCCTACCACGGCGTCGACCACGAGGTCTTCCACCGCCCGTCCGAGGAGGAGACCAAGCACGTCTCCGACCGGCTGGGGCTGCACGGCCAAGCCTACATCGCCTACCTCGGCGCCCTGGAGCCGCGCAAGAACGTCCCCAACCTGATCCGCGGCTGGGCCCGCGCCTGCTCCGGGCGCGCCGAGCCGCCCGCGCTGGTGCTGGCCGGCAGCGGAGGCTGGGACGACGAGGTCGACGGCGCGCTCGCGGACGTGCCACCGGAACTGCGGGTGGTCCGCCCCGGCTACCTGCGCTGGTCCTCGCTGCCCGGCTTCTTCGGCGGCGCCCTGACCGTCGCCCTGCCCAGCACGGGCGAGGGCTTCGGGCTGCCGGTCCTGGAGGCCATGTCCTGCGGCGCCCCCGTACTGACCACCCGGCGCGGCCCCTTGCCGGAGGTCGGCGGGGACGCGGTCGCCTACACCGAGCCGGACGCCGCCTCCATCGCCGCCGCGCTCGGCGACCTGCTCGACCGTCCGGACCGCCGGGAGGCCCTGGCCGACGCCGCCCACGCCCGTTCCCAGGAGTTCAGCTGGACCGCCTCCGCCGAGGCGCACCTGGCCTGCTACGAGCGCGCCGCCGCCCAGCCGACCCCGCGCGGCTGAGTCCTCCCCTCCGGTTCCAGGGGACAAGTAGGCTCGGCCGAACGTTTTCAGGGCGTATGGCCGGGCCGTCGCGCCCGGCCGAGGAGCCGGGAACGTGGCCCGGCCACCGAGGAAGGAGCCTTTTGGAAGCCATCCTGCTGGTCGGGGGGAAGGGCACCCGCCTGCGACCGCTGACCCTGTCCACCCCGAAGCCGCTGCTTCCGATGGCGGGCGTGCCGCTGCTGGAGCACCAGCTCATCCGCGCCCGTGACGCCGGAGTGCGCCGGATCGTGTTCGCGACCTCCTACCGGGCGTCGATGTTCGCCGAGGCGTTCGGCGACGGCCACCGGCTCGGCCTGGAGATCATCTATGTGACCGAGGACGAGCCGCTCGGCACCGCCGGCGCGATCCGCAACGCCTCCAGCGCCCTGACCTGCGAGGGCGACGCCCCGGTCCTGATCCTCAACGGCGACATCCTGTCCGGCCACGACATCGCCGCGCAGATCACCGCGCACGAGAAGGCGGCCGCGGCGGTCACCCTGCACCTGACGCTGGTGGACGACGCGCGGCGGTACGGCTCGGTGCCCACGGCGCCCGACGGCCGGGTCCTGGCGTTCGTCGAGAAGTCCGCGAACCCGCCGACCAACCAGGTCAACGCGGGCTGCTACGTGTTCCGCCGGTCGGTCATCGACGAGATCCCCACCGGCCGCCCGGTGTCGGCCGAGTACGAGACCTTTCCCGGGCTGCTGGCCGCGGGCGAGCCGATCATCGGCCATGTCGAGGCGGCGTACTGGCTGGACGTGGGGACGCCCGCGGCGTTCGTCCGCGGCGCGCGCGACCTGGCGCTCGGCGCGATGCCGTCGTCGGTGGTGACCACCCACGAGCACGGCGTGCTGCTGCTCGCCGGCGCCTCCGTCGAGCCCAGCGCCCAGGTGGGCGGCGGGACCACGGTGGGGGCGCGGGCCCGGGTCGGCGCGGCGGCGCAGGTGGAGTCGAGCGTCCTGTTCGACGAGGCGGTCGTGGAGCCGGGGGCGCACGTGGTGCGCTCGGTGATCGGCCGGGGTGCCCGGGTCTGCACGGGCGCGGTCCTGGAGGACGCGGTCATCGGCGACGGGGCTACCGTGGGAGCGGGCAACGAGCTCATCGGCGGTGCGCGCGTCTGGCCGGGCATCGACCTTCCCGCCACGGCGGTGCGCTTCTCCGCCGACGTCTGAGCCGGCCCGCGAGACCATTCCGGATCGAGCCGTCGGGGGCGGGGACCGTGGACGAGGCGCGCGTGCGCGTGTGGCGGCCGCCGTTCGCCCTTGACCTGGGCCTGACGCTGTGGCCGCACCGGCGGGGCTCGGGCGACCCGGCCTTCCGCACCGACCGCGACGGAACGGTCTGGCGCGCCTCGTTCACCCCGGACGGCCCGGGCACGCTCCGGCTGCGGTGGCGCGGGGACGCCGTCGAGGCCGGGGCGTACGGTCCGGGCGCGGACTGGCTGCTGGAAGGCGTTCCCGACCTGCTGGGAGCGGGGGACGTCCCCGAGGAGTTCGAGCCCCTGCACCCGGTGGTGCGGGAGGCCGCGCGGCGGCATCCGGGGCTGCGGATCGGCCGGACCGGCCGCGTCTTCGAGGCGCTGGTCCCGGCGGTGCTGGAGCAGAAGGTGCTCGGCGCGGAGGCGTGGCGGGCGTGGGCGTACCTGCTGCGCCGTTTCGGGCGCCCCGCCCCCGGCGCCCCGGTGCTGCGGGTGCCCCCGCCGCCCGAGGTCTGGATCCGGATCCCGTCGTGGGAGTGGCATCGTTCGGGCGCGGAGGCGGTCCGGGCCCGGACGATCATCGGGGCGGCGCGCGTGGCGGGGAGGCTAGAAGACGTCTTTGCCGGGGGTTCTGGGGGGTCGTCCCCCCAGGAGGTGAAAGACGTCTTTGCCGGGGGGTCTGGGGGGTCGTCCCCCCAGGAGCAGGAGGCCGGAATGGCCGATGCCCGGCTGCGGTCGCTGCCGGGCATCGGGGTGTGGACCGCCGCGGAGGTCCGGCAGCGGGCCGCCGGTGACGCCGACGCCGTCTCCGTCGGCGACTACCACCTGCCGGGGATCGTGGGCTGGGCCCTGACCGGGCGGAAGGTCGACGACGCGGGGATGCTGGAGCTCCTGGCGCCGTACGCGGGGCACCGGCACCGGGTCACCCGGCTGCTGGCACTGACCGGCGGTGGTCCGCCGCGCCGCGGCCCTCGCCTGCCCGTGCGGGACTACCGGGCTTTCTGATCCGGGCGGAGGAGAGGCGGCGGCGCCAGAAATGGCCGGGCGCCCAGTCGAGGCCGTCGCGGGAGTCGGCGCCGAGGAGCGGGACGAGGACGGCCAGGGTGATGAGGGCGAGCATGACGAACATGAGTGTGTCCTTCGGGAGAGTTCCGGGGTGGGAGGAGGGATGAGCCCTGGCCGGGGGCTCCGTTCTTCCGCGGTGACTCCATTGTCGGTCGTGGCATCATTCAGGTCCAGCGACTCTTTCTGCAGGATTCATGTAAGAATCCCTTCACAATGTTGGATCTCGGTCGCCTGCGGATGCTGCGGGAGCTCAAGCTGCGCGGGACGGTGGGCGCGGTCGCCGACGCCCTGGGCTACAGCCCGTCCGCCGTCTCCCAGCAGCTCGCGCAGCTCCAGCGGGAGGTGGGGGTGCCGGTCGTCGAGCGGGTCGGGCGGCGGCTGCGGCTGACCGAGGCGGGCGAGGTCCTCACCCGGCACGCCGAGACCCTGCTCGCGCAGGCGCAGCGGGCCGAGGAGGAGGCGCTGGCGGCCAGCGGGCGGGTGGCCGGCGTGGTCCGGGTGGTGGGGTTCCAGACGGCGCTGCTGCACCTGATCGCCCCGGCGCTGCCCCGGCTGGCCGCCGACCATCCCGAGCTGGTCGTGGACGTTCACGAGGAGGAGTTCAGCCGGGTCCTGCAGGCGCTGGTGCTGCAGGAGATCGACGTGGTGCTGACCGACGAGTACTCGCACCTGCCGCGCCCGCGCCGTCCCGAGCTGGCCGCCGAGGTGCTGGTGAGCGAGCCGGTGCGGCTCGCGCTGCCCGAGGACGACCCGCTGGCCGCCGGCGGGGGCCCGGTGCGGATCGCGACCATGGCCGACCGGGTCTGGGCGAGCAGCCACGTCGGCACCAACCTGGCCGACCTGCTGGAGCGGACCTGCGTGGAGCTGGGCCGGTACCGGCCGCGGGTCCGGTACCGGTCCAACGACTTCTCGGTGCTCTTGGCGATGGTCGCCAAGGGCGGGGCGGCCTTCCTGGTCCCCGAGCTGGCGGCGGCCGACGGCGAGCCGGGGATCGCGGTGCGCGACATCGCCGAGGCCGGGATCAGCCGCGGGGTGGTCATGTGGACGCGGGCGGGCGCGGAGGTGCGCCCGTCGGTCCACGCGGTGCTGGAGGCGCTGCGCGTCTCCGCCGACGAGCTGGTGGCCCGCCGGCCGCGGATCGTCCGGGGAATCGACGCGGGCGCCGGCGCCGGGGAATAGATCCTCCGGCGGCGGGGCTTCACATGGCGGCGGTGGCGCGCGGGTTCCCGCGCGCGGATCGGCGCCCCCCGCGGGTCCGATTTCTATGACGCTTGGCATAGAGTTCGGTCCCATGGACGCCATGAACAGCAGCGTGACCGAGAGCGCCCTCCGGCGGGCGCTCGCCCGGGCACGCGATGGCAAGACACTGGACCTGGACGAGGCCACCACCCTGCTGCACGCCCGCGGCGCGCAGCTCGACGATCTTCTCACCCACGCGGCGCGCACGCGGGACGCGGGGCTGGAGGCCGTGGGCCGCCCCGGCGTCATCACCTACAGCCGCAAGGTCTTCATCCCCCTCACCCGGTTGTGCCGAGACCGCTGCGGATATTGCACGTTCGCCACCGTGCCGCACCGTCTGGAGTCCCCCTTCCTCAGCCCGGACGAGGTCCTGGAGATCGCCCGGCAGGGCGCCGCGATGGGCTGCAAGGAGGCGCTGTTCACCCTCGGCGACCGGCCCGAGGACCGCTGGAAGGCCGCCCGGGAGTGGCTGGACGCGCACGGCTATGACGACACCCTCTCCTACGTGCGCGCGATGGCCGTCCGGGTGCTGGAGGAGACCGGGCTGCTGCCGCACCTCAACCCCGGCGTGCTGGGCTGGCGCGACTTCCAGCGGCTCAAGCCGGTGGCCCCCTCGATGGGGATGATGCTGGAGACGACGGCGACCCGGCTGTTCAGCGAGAAGGGCGGGCCGCACTTCGGCTCCCCGGACAAGGACCCGGCGGTCCGGCTGCGGGTGCTGGAGGACGCGGGCCGCACCAACGTCCCGTTCACCACCGGCATCCTCATCGGCATCGGCGAGACGGTCCGGGAACGGGCGGAGGCGATCTTCGCCATCCGCCGCACCCTGCGGGAGTACGGGGCGGTGCAGGAGGTCATCGTCCAGAACTTCCGCGCCAAGCCCGACACCAAGATGCGCGACACCCCGGACGCCGCGCTGGAGGAACTGGCCGCCACGATCGCCGTGACCCGGCTGGTGCTGGGCCCGAAGGCGCGCGTCCAGGCCCCGCCGAACCTGGTGGACGACCAGTACGCGCTGATGCTGCGGGCCGGGATCGACGACTGGGGCGGGGTCTCGCCGCTCACCCCCGACCACGTGAACCCGGAACGGCCGTGGCCGCAGATCGACGAGCTGGCCGCCAAGACCGCCGCGCTGGGGTTCACGCTGCGGGAACGGCTCACCATCTACCCCGAGTACGTGACGCGCGGCGAGCCCTGGCTCGACCCCCGGCTGGCCGCGCACGTCGCCGCCCTGGCCGACCCGGCGACGGGGCTCGCCCGCGAGGACGCCGTGCCGGAGGGGCGCCCCTGGCAGGAGCCCGACGGCGGGTTCGCCGCGTTCGGCGGCACCGGGCGCACCGACCTGCACGTCGAGATCGACACCACCGGGCGGACCGGCGACCGCCGCGAGGACTTCGACTCGGTGTACGGCGACTGGGACTCGCTGCGCGACCGGATCGGCGCCCCCCGGCGGTTCGACGCCGACGTCAAGGCGGCCCTCGCCCACGCGGAGAGGGACCCGGGCGGGCTGACCGACGACCAGGCCCTGGCGCTGCTGCACGCCGACGGCCCGGAGCTGGACGCGCTGACCGCGCTCGCCGACGACCTGCGCCGGGACGCGGTCGGGGACGAGGTCACCTACGTCGTCACCCGCAACATCAACTTCACCAACGTCTGTTACACCGGCTGCCGGTTCTGCGCGTTCGCCCAGCGCCGCACCGACGCCGACGCCTACACGCTCTCGCTCTCCCAGGTCGGCGACCGGGTGGACGAGGCGTGGGAGGCGGGCGCCACCGAGATCTGCATGCAGGGCGGCATCCACCCCGACCTGCCCGGCACCGCCTACTTCGACCTCGCGCGCGAGGTGAAGCGGCGCGCCCCGGACATCCACCTGCACTCCTACAGCCCGATGGAGGTCATCAACGGCGTCAGCCGCACCGACCTGTCCATCCGGGAATGGCTCCAGGCCGCCCGGGAGGCGGGGGTCGACTCGCTGCCCGGCACCGCCGCCGAGATCCTGGACGACGACGTGCGGTGGGTGCTGACCAAGGGCAAGCTGCCCGCCGACCAGTGGGTCGAGGTGGTCACCACCGCGCACGAGCTGGGCATCCCGACCACCTCGACGATGATGTACGGGCACGTGGACACCCCGGAGCACTGGGTGGCCCACATCAAGCTGCTGCGGTCGATCCAGGAGCGCACCGGCGGGTTCACCGAGTTCGTGCTGCTGCCGTTCGTGCACCACAACTCGCCGATCTACCTGGCCGGGCTGGCCCGTCCCGGGCCCACCGTCCGGGAGAACCTGGCCGTGCACGCCCTGGCCCGGATCCTGCTGCACGGCGCCATCGCCAACATCCAGACCTCCTGGGTGAAGCTGGGCGACGAGCTGTGCACCCGGGTGCTGCGCGGCGGCGTCAACGATCTCGGCGGGACGCTGATGGAGGAGACCATCAGCCGGATGGCCGGGTCGGAGAACGGCTCGTTCAAGGCCATCTCGGCGCTGGAGGAGATCGCCGCGTCGGCCGGCCGCCCGGCCCGCCAGCGGACGACCACCTACGGCCGGGTGCCCGCGGAGCGCATCGAGGCCGCCCGCCGTACCGACGGCATCGGCCACTTCGGGAAGCGGCTGCCGCTGGTGTCCGGCTAGCGCCGGGAAGCGCGCGGAAACGCGCGCG
This region includes:
- a CDS encoding sugar phosphate nucleotidyltransferase — its product is MEAILLVGGKGTRLRPLTLSTPKPLLPMAGVPLLEHQLIRARDAGVRRIVFATSYRASMFAEAFGDGHRLGLEIIYVTEDEPLGTAGAIRNASSALTCEGDAPVLILNGDILSGHDIAAQITAHEKAAAAVTLHLTLVDDARRYGSVPTAPDGRVLAFVEKSANPPTNQVNAGCYVFRRSVIDEIPTGRPVSAEYETFPGLLAAGEPIIGHVEAAYWLDVGTPAAFVRGARDLALGAMPSSVVTTHEHGVLLLAGASVEPSAQVGGGTTVGARARVGAAAQVESSVLFDEAVVEPGAHVVRSVIGRGARVCTGAVLEDAVIGDGATVGAGNELIGGARVWPGIDLPATAVRFSADV
- a CDS encoding glycosyltransferase family 4 protein yields the protein MAPRILLDATAVPADRGALGRYVDGLLRALHELGADLAVACQRADEARYGTLAPRARIVKGPATLAHRASRLSWEQSGLPYVARQVGADVIHLPTYTIPVQAGRPTVVTIHDMALFGEPESHDPIRATYIKSATRTAARRATRLIAPSKATRDDLVRLLDADPGHIDVAYHGVDHEVFHRPSEEETKHVSDRLGLHGQAYIAYLGALEPRKNVPNLIRGWARACSGRAEPPALVLAGSGGWDDEVDGALADVPPELRVVRPGYLRWSSLPGFFGGALTVALPSTGEGFGLPVLEAMSCGAPVLTTRRGPLPEVGGDAVAYTEPDAASIAAALGDLLDRPDRREALADAAHARSQEFSWTASAEAHLACYERAAAQPTPRG
- a CDS encoding glycosyltransferase family 2 protein, with the translated sequence MEADERVHVTIVLPCYNEQDHVIDEVERICKVMDNSGKPYELLAVDDRSTDDTLARLREAAPRFPRMRVIAFQHNSGSGTVRRIGSQQARGDIVVWTDADMSYPNERIPELVEILDSDPSVDQVVGARTSEEGTHKMLRVPAKWFIRKTAERLTNSKIPDLNSGLRAFRREVSLPYLRLLPPGFSCVTTITIAFLSNQHPVRYVPIDYAKRAGKSKFHFTKDAYRYILQVLRMVMYFNPLKVLMPLALWLLGIAVGKGVFDMIVHFGYFANNTVMLFITGLIIASMALLADLIVRSRGDT
- a CDS encoding lysylphosphatidylglycerol synthase transmembrane domain-containing protein, whose product is MKTKAVLMRVLRVVLVLLALGFCGYSLASQWDETVRAFGMMSWPTLAGSFAAGCAGLFVWMLGWRAFLAGLGSPLPVRATFRISGISQLGKYVPGKVWALVTQIEMTREHDVPRLRSFSSTMLAVATSTACGLAVAAVTLPLTSDAALARYWWLFLLAPVMLAALHPRIVTWALDTALRLVRRPPVEHRVSLRTTLVAVGWTVLGWALFGVHLWLLADAVGGDGAGLPFQATGAYALAFVVGLLVFIAPGGIGAREAVLVMVLGPVLPAGAPIVVAIASRVVLTLADLAAAGVAFVMGRGRLPSTRDLREPAPEAGREAGQEKGVTSTST
- a CDS encoding class I SAM-dependent methyltransferase produces the protein MKISDVVAFVGHQVHVCRYREAGTLLDWMGADLRGKRVLDVAGGDGYWAGQAGRRGAEAVSIDLARKKMVYGRTLAHAPALVECDALRLPFRDGSFDAILSVCAIEHFEDGGRSLDEMARVLKPGGEIFMSADVLSRADAWPKLRDAHKAKYHVQHTYTHGSLSALMDERGLELVRHSYQFRTAAAERLYLSLSAYGGKVGFNAAAPLTPLVAMADRKAPNERGSIVLIQARKRS
- a CDS encoding glycosyltransferase family 4 protein; translation: MQIAIVGPAFPYKGGGAHHTTELAHRLEAAGHSVAIESWRAQYPSFLYPGQQTIAEPEGEPFPGTRRALDWRRPDGWWRTGRALRSSDLVVLAVLTPVQVPAYLGILAGLGPRRRRRARVVALCHNVLPHERKPYDRPLMRALLRRVDEVLVHSGQQADLARGLTSRPVGVAEMPAHLPARAQAPAGEAARRDHLLFFGIVRPYKGLDVLLRALAAGPEEVSLTVAGEFWGGVDATRALVRELGLTGRVDLRPGYVPAAEVPGLFAAADALVLPYRTATASQNVWMAHEHGVPVIATRVGGFGEQVRDGVDGLVCEPDDVGSLTDALKRFYAPGEPERLRAGVRPVDHTALWETYVDVLVTPFS